In the Flavobacterium pallidum genome, one interval contains:
- a CDS encoding DMT family transporter, whose product MSKRNAALIAATLVSIIYGVTFTIAKDVMPMYIDAFGFITLRVGGSVLLFWMVWLFMPKEKIARHDFPRIIAAAFFGVALNMLTFFKGLSYTSPISAAVIMVTTPIIVLVLSAIIMKERMRKRKVFGILLGLGGTASLIYFGNHNPAHAATNGTLGNLLVFVNAVSYAFYLIVVKKLMEKYNAFTFVKWIYLFGFLMVLPFGWSEFNAVEWSQMPVDIYWKVGFVLVFSTFLTYLLNLLSMKTLKPVTVAVFIYLQPLFASIIAIGLGKDTLSLVKIVSAALIFSGVYLVTMKQSK is encoded by the coding sequence ATGTCAAAAAGGAATGCCGCGCTCATTGCCGCTACGCTCGTATCCATAATCTATGGTGTGACTTTTACCATTGCCAAAGACGTGATGCCCATGTATATTGACGCTTTTGGATTCATTACGCTCCGTGTCGGCGGTTCCGTACTGCTTTTCTGGATGGTCTGGCTTTTTATGCCAAAGGAGAAAATCGCACGCCATGATTTCCCGAGGATTATCGCAGCCGCTTTTTTCGGGGTGGCTTTAAATATGCTGACGTTTTTCAAGGGGCTCAGTTATACCTCGCCCATCAGCGCGGCAGTGATTATGGTCACGACACCGATTATCGTACTGGTCTTGTCGGCGATCATTATGAAAGAGCGCATGCGCAAACGCAAGGTTTTCGGGATTCTTCTTGGGCTTGGCGGCACGGCATCATTGATTTATTTTGGCAACCACAATCCCGCACACGCTGCAACCAATGGCACTTTAGGGAACTTACTGGTTTTTGTAAATGCGGTTTCGTATGCCTTTTACCTGATTGTCGTCAAAAAATTAATGGAAAAATACAATGCATTCACTTTCGTAAAATGGATTTACCTTTTCGGGTTCCTGATGGTTCTGCCTTTCGGATGGAGCGAATTCAATGCCGTCGAATGGTCTCAGATGCCGGTCGATATTTACTGGAAAGTGGGATTCGTCCTTGTGTTTTCTACTTTCCTGACCTATCTGCTGAACCTGCTTTCGATGAAAACGCTAAAACCGGTCACCGTTGCCGTTTTCATTTACCTGCAACCGTTATTCGCCAGCATCATCGCCATCGGATTGGGGAAAGACACGCTGTCACTGGTGAAAATCGTTTCAGCGGCACTGATTTTTTCGGGGGTCTACCTTGTCACAATGAAGCAGTCGAAGTAG
- a CDS encoding CvpA family protein — protein MHKTTYLAALIGDMVLLDLVFAGILIFGILSGLWDGFFVELASLISLFAGIFLAFKCSFILKDALLGHVSWDPQTVQAVAFLLTFTIVVVGIAVLGKVLTAFANFTALGLFNKIGGGVLGFVKTLLILGVVLVIFEKFNTGERFVEKATLEKAVLYPKILKTATWIYPSLESWVSEVVEAV, from the coding sequence TTGCACAAAACTACTTATCTTGCTGCCTTAATCGGTGATATGGTTTTATTGGATTTGGTGTTTGCCGGAATATTGATTTTTGGGATCCTTAGCGGGCTTTGGGATGGTTTCTTTGTGGAACTGGCGTCGCTTATTTCCTTATTCGCCGGGATTTTCCTGGCATTTAAATGCTCCTTTATATTGAAGGATGCGCTTTTAGGCCATGTCTCATGGGATCCGCAAACTGTTCAGGCCGTAGCATTCCTGCTGACATTCACTATCGTAGTGGTGGGGATTGCAGTATTAGGCAAAGTGCTGACAGCTTTTGCGAATTTCACCGCGTTAGGATTGTTTAATAAAATCGGGGGTGGTGTACTCGGGTTTGTAAAAACATTGCTGATCCTCGGGGTAGTATTGGTTATTTTTGAAAAATTCAACACCGGTGAAAGGTTTGTCGAAAAAGCAACACTCGAAAAAGCGGTTTTATATCCGAAAATCCTAAAGACCGCCACATGGATTTACCCTTCACTGGAATCATGGGTTTCCGAAGTGGTCGAAGCAGTCTGA
- a CDS encoding YicC/YloC family endoribonuclease, whose translation MIQSMTGFGKATMQLPTKKITVEVKSLNSKGFDLNVRMPSMYREMELGVRNQIANVLERGKIDFCIFIENTSEQTSTKINVPIIKEYIRQMREVYENADETELMKMAVRMPDALKTEREEIDEDDWKLVQVVVDEGLKNLKSFRTSEGVALEKEFLHRIANIMTLMNETVALDGERIDTVKTRLRTAIDELKVNIDDNRFEQELIFYLEKYDITEEKVRLENHLNYFIETIAGNEANGRKLGFITQEMGREINTMGSKSNHAQMQKLVVQMKDELEKIKEQVLNVL comes from the coding sequence ATGATACAATCCATGACCGGATTCGGGAAAGCGACCATGCAGCTTCCGACCAAAAAAATAACCGTTGAAGTGAAGTCGCTCAACAGCAAAGGCTTCGACCTCAATGTAAGGATGCCATCGATGTATCGCGAAATGGAGCTTGGTGTACGCAACCAGATTGCCAACGTATTGGAAAGGGGAAAAATCGATTTCTGCATTTTTATTGAAAATACTTCGGAGCAGACTTCCACCAAGATCAACGTACCCATTATAAAAGAATACATCCGCCAGATGCGCGAAGTTTATGAAAACGCCGACGAGACTGAGCTCATGAAAATGGCCGTAAGGATGCCGGATGCCTTAAAAACCGAACGGGAGGAAATCGATGAAGACGACTGGAAACTCGTTCAGGTTGTGGTTGATGAAGGATTGAAAAACCTGAAGTCATTCCGCACTTCAGAAGGCGTCGCGCTGGAAAAGGAATTCCTGCACCGCATTGCCAACATCATGACGTTAATGAACGAAACGGTAGCACTGGACGGTGAACGGATCGATACCGTAAAAACAAGGTTGCGCACGGCGATTGACGAACTCAAAGTCAATATCGACGACAACCGATTTGAGCAGGAATTGATTTTCTACCTCGAAAAATACGACATCACTGAAGAAAAGGTACGCCTTGAGAACCACCTGAATTATTTTATAGAAACCATTGCAGGCAATGAAGCGAATGGACGCAAACTGGGTTTTATCACTCAGGAAATGGGCCGTGAAATCAATACGATGGGATCCAAATCAAACCATGCGCAGATGCAGAAACTGGTAGTACAGATGAAGGACGAACTCGAAAAAATCAAGGAACAGGTCCTGAACGTATTGTAA
- a CDS encoding NAD(P)H-dependent glycerol-3-phosphate dehydrogenase: MSEQPKFAVIGGGSWATAIAKMLCVNLPEIAWYMRNTEAIEHIKAHKHNPNYLSSVEFDIKKLRLTSDINEAVAYADYIIFAIPSAFLSGELSKLTESLKSKVIFSAIKGIVPETFLIVGEHFHNEFDIPYENIGVITGPCHAEEVALERLSYLTIACGDEKKAEIMGDHLAGNYIKVKISDDIIGTEYAAMLKNIYAIAAGIAHGLGYGDNFQSVLMSNGIREMKKFIRKVHKMKRNINDSAYLGDLLVTGYSVFSRNRMFGNMIGKGYTVKSAMMEMSMVAEGYYAVKSAYKLNEEYGAKTPIIDAVYNILYEGKEARKVFKKLTDKLD, encoded by the coding sequence ATGAGTGAACAGCCAAAATTTGCGGTAATCGGTGGCGGAAGCTGGGCTACGGCCATTGCTAAAATGTTGTGTGTAAACCTGCCGGAAATAGCCTGGTATATGCGTAATACCGAAGCGATTGAACATATTAAAGCCCATAAACACAATCCGAATTACCTGAGTTCTGTGGAGTTTGATATCAAAAAACTCCGACTTACGTCAGATATTAATGAAGCGGTCGCTTACGCAGATTATATCATTTTTGCCATCCCGTCAGCGTTTTTAAGCGGCGAATTGTCAAAACTTACCGAAAGCCTCAAGTCAAAAGTAATTTTCTCAGCCATCAAAGGTATCGTGCCTGAAACTTTCCTGATCGTGGGCGAACATTTCCATAATGAATTTGATATTCCATATGAAAATATCGGTGTCATCACCGGTCCCTGCCATGCGGAAGAAGTCGCGCTCGAAAGGCTTTCCTACCTTACGATTGCCTGCGGTGATGAAAAGAAGGCCGAAATCATGGGGGATCACCTCGCCGGCAATTATATTAAGGTTAAGATTTCCGACGATATTATCGGGACGGAATATGCCGCAATGCTGAAAAATATTTATGCCATTGCCGCCGGGATTGCGCATGGTCTGGGTTATGGCGACAACTTCCAGTCAGTGTTGATGAGTAACGGCATCCGTGAAATGAAGAAATTTATCAGGAAAGTGCATAAGATGAAGCGAAATATCAACGATTCCGCCTATTTAGGGGATTTATTGGTAACAGGATATTCCGTGTTTTCAAGAAACCGCATGTTCGGGAATATGATAGGGAAAGGCTATACCGTAAAAAGCGCGATGATGGAAATGAGTATGGTCGCTGAAGGGTATTATGCCGTAAAAAGCGCATACAAACTCAACGAGGAATATGGTGCAAAAACACCCATTATTGATGCAGTATACAATATTCTTTATGAAGGGAAAGAAGCGCGTAAGGTTTTCAAGAAACTAACGGATAAGCTGGATTAA
- a CDS encoding BatD family protein, which translates to MKKLIFLLLIAFQGLSAQVQFEAKASKTTLGLNERLRVDFSMNDDGDNFVPPAFEGFKVIAGPSQQVSQSWINGKMSFNKTYSYFLLPTQKGTLTIKQASIEIRRQVYKTTPIKINVTNAVEMPKDPNDTSISADDAIHLVADVSKGNPYINEPITVVYKLYISYNIGLSNFKELDKPKYNDFWSQNIEIKELKAEDATYNGERVRCVVLKKVVLYPQKSGKLTIEPLSLDLDVQVPTNRRNFWGQALIKEDNKRVSAGARTINVKPLPDAGKPEDFTGAVGRFDFKVVPSKTELKNGESLELNVSVSGNGNLKLFNLPKPVVPTALEMYDPVHKEQVSTPLSGMAGKISDNYTIIPQYKGDYLIKPMTFSYYDLSSGKYRTIVSKEIKIKVLDGPSPSEGSTASNDGPGKQEISKTDHFEFIKLKTNLEPIHKKDFLGSNLFYGLLMAPFLCIPLLIGIRRKKHAIDADVVGNKTKMSNKLAKKFLSEAKKHLDHKEPFYIALEKALHNFMKAKTQIETSEMSKDKIREILLARNASPETVTDFITLTENCEFARYAPASSVTIHNDYDKAVAIISALEKQI; encoded by the coding sequence ATGAAAAAGTTGATTTTTCTTTTATTGATAGCGTTCCAGGGGCTCAGTGCCCAGGTGCAGTTTGAGGCCAAAGCCAGTAAAACCACATTGGGCCTCAACGAAAGGCTGCGTGTCGACTTTTCGATGAACGACGATGGCGACAATTTCGTGCCTCCGGCTTTCGAAGGCTTTAAGGTCATCGCAGGACCGAGCCAGCAGGTAAGCCAATCGTGGATCAATGGAAAAATGTCATTTAACAAAACCTATTCTTATTTTCTTTTGCCTACGCAGAAAGGGACGCTCACCATCAAACAGGCATCCATCGAAATCCGCAGGCAGGTATATAAAACCACACCGATAAAAATCAATGTGACCAATGCGGTCGAAATGCCCAAAGACCCCAATGATACTTCGATATCGGCAGACGATGCCATCCATCTTGTGGCCGATGTTTCAAAAGGGAATCCATACATCAACGAACCGATTACGGTCGTGTATAAATTGTACATCAGCTACAATATCGGACTGAGTAACTTCAAGGAACTCGACAAACCGAAATACAACGATTTCTGGAGCCAGAATATCGAAATAAAAGAACTTAAAGCCGAAGATGCTACTTATAATGGCGAGCGCGTGCGCTGTGTCGTCCTTAAAAAAGTCGTGCTTTATCCGCAAAAATCGGGCAAACTGACCATCGAGCCGTTGTCACTGGATCTCGACGTACAAGTCCCGACGAACAGGCGGAATTTCTGGGGCCAGGCTTTAATAAAAGAAGACAACAAACGCGTATCGGCGGGAGCGCGCACGATTAATGTAAAACCGTTGCCAGATGCCGGAAAACCTGAAGATTTTACCGGTGCCGTCGGTCGTTTTGACTTTAAGGTAGTACCTTCAAAAACCGAACTCAAAAACGGGGAAAGCCTTGAACTCAACGTCAGCGTGAGCGGCAACGGAAACCTCAAATTATTTAACCTTCCGAAACCGGTGGTCCCGACCGCTTTGGAAATGTATGACCCCGTTCACAAAGAACAGGTGAGCACGCCGCTTTCGGGAATGGCCGGGAAAATTTCCGATAATTACACCATCATCCCTCAATATAAAGGCGATTACCTGATCAAGCCGATGACATTCTCATATTATGACTTAAGCAGTGGAAAATACAGAACCATCGTTTCCAAAGAGATAAAAATCAAGGTGCTTGACGGCCCCTCCCCTTCCGAAGGCAGCACTGCTTCTAACGACGGACCAGGCAAACAGGAGATCTCAAAAACGGACCATTTTGAATTTATCAAGTTGAAAACGAATCTGGAGCCCATACACAAAAAGGATTTCCTGGGCTCAAATCTTTTCTATGGGTTGTTGATGGCACCGTTCCTTTGCATCCCGCTTTTGATTGGCATCCGCAGGAAAAAGCATGCAATTGATGCTGATGTTGTCGGAAATAAAACAAAAATGTCTAACAAATTGGCCAAAAAATTCCTGTCGGAGGCTAAGAAGCATTTAGACCACAAGGAACCGTTTTACATCGCCCTTGAAAAAGCACTGCACAATTTCATGAAAGCCAAAACGCAAATTGAAACTTCGGAAATGAGCAAGGACAAAATCCGTGAAATCCTTCTGGCGCGCAACGCCAGTCCTGAAACCGTAACCGATTTCATCACACTGACGGAAAACTGCGAATTTGCACGATATGCACCGGCTTCAAGCGTGACCATACACAATGATTATGACAAGGCCGTTGCGATTATTTCGGCATTGGAAAAACAGATTTAA
- the nadD gene encoding nicotinate (nicotinamide) nucleotide adenylyltransferase — MKIGLYFGTFNPIHIGHMIIANHMAEFSGLDQVWMVVTPHNPHKQKSTLLDDYQRLHMVHLATDGYPKIRPSDIEFKLPQPNYTVNTLNHLLEKFPQHEFALIMGEDNLNSLPKWKNHEYLLEHHDIYVYPRISETSSALKNHPKVHLIAAPIVEISSTFIRESVRNKKNPAPMLPHKVWEYIDHNNFYKK, encoded by the coding sequence ATGAAAATCGGCCTCTATTTCGGAACTTTCAACCCCATCCACATCGGGCATATGATTATTGCCAATCATATGGCAGAGTTTTCGGGATTGGACCAGGTATGGATGGTCGTAACGCCGCACAATCCGCACAAGCAGAAAAGCACCCTGCTTGATGATTACCAAAGGCTTCATATGGTGCATCTTGCTACTGATGGATATCCGAAAATCAGGCCTTCGGACATCGAATTCAAATTGCCGCAACCGAATTATACGGTCAATACCCTGAATCATTTGCTTGAAAAGTTCCCGCAGCATGAGTTTGCCCTGATTATGGGAGAAGACAACCTGAATTCATTGCCAAAATGGAAAAACCACGAATACCTGCTCGAACACCACGATATATATGTGTATCCACGGATTTCAGAAACGTCATCAGCGTTGAAAAATCATCCGAAAGTGCACCTGATTGCAGCGCCCATAGTCGAAATCTCGTCGACATTCATCCGGGAAAGCGTCAGAAACAAAAAGAATCCCGCGCCGATGCTGCCGCATAAAGTCTGGGAATACATCGACCACAACAACTTCTACAAAAAATAG
- the gmk gene encoding guanylate kinase, with protein MMENTNTKKGKLLVFSAPSGSGKTTIVRYLLEQKELHLDFSISATSRQMRGEEVDGKDYYFLSAEEFQKKIDENAFVEYEEVYKDNFYGTLQSEVERIWASGKHVIFDIDVIGGLNIKKKYPEQTLAVFVSPPSVEELERRLRFRQTETEEKIQMRIAKAEREISVSGSFDVILKNYDLENAKNDAYRLVHEYLTIS; from the coding sequence ATGATGGAAAACACGAATACCAAAAAAGGCAAACTTCTCGTTTTTTCAGCGCCTTCGGGGTCTGGTAAAACGACAATTGTACGCTATCTTCTGGAACAGAAGGAGTTGCATCTCGATTTTTCGATTTCAGCTACGTCACGCCAAATGCGCGGAGAGGAAGTCGATGGCAAGGATTATTATTTCCTTTCGGCAGAAGAATTCCAAAAGAAGATTGATGAAAATGCTTTTGTTGAATATGAGGAAGTGTATAAAGACAATTTCTACGGCACCTTGCAAAGTGAAGTGGAACGGATCTGGGCAAGCGGAAAGCACGTCATTTTTGACATCGATGTCATTGGGGGATTGAATATAAAAAAGAAATACCCCGAGCAGACCCTTGCGGTTTTCGTAAGTCCGCCTTCAGTTGAAGAACTCGAAAGACGGCTGCGCTTCCGGCAGACAGAAACTGAAGAAAAAATCCAGATGCGCATTGCCAAAGCCGAACGAGAGATCTCAGTCTCGGGCAGTTTTGATGTGATTTTGAAAAACTACGATCTGGAGAACGCTAAGAATGATGCGTATCGACTCGTGCATGAATATTTAACGATTAGTTGA
- a CDS encoding phenylalanine--tRNA ligase subunit alpha: MIDKIKEYIGEAQAFSTQKKEELEAFRIKFLGSKGLIKEIFSEFKNVPNDQKKEFGQVINTLKNIAEEKLKTIQEQLENSQETKRLYGDLSRPGEPVNIGSRHPISLVKNQITDVFSNIGFNVSEGPEIEDDWHNFTALNLPEYHPARDMQDTFFIQTNPDILLRTHTSSVQVRYMENNKPPIRTISPGRVFRNEAVSSRSHCIFHQVEGLYIDKDVSFADLKQTILYFTKEMFGKSKIRLRPSYFPFTEPSAEVDIYWGLKTETDYRITKGTGWLEIMGCGMVDPNVLRNCGINPDEFNGFAFGMGIERIAMLLYQVDDIRMFFENDVRFLEQFKTSI, translated from the coding sequence ATGATAGACAAGATTAAAGAATATATTGGGGAAGCGCAGGCTTTTTCGACACAAAAAAAAGAGGAGCTTGAAGCATTCCGCATCAAATTCCTTGGAAGCAAAGGCCTGATTAAAGAGATTTTTTCCGAATTCAAAAATGTCCCGAACGACCAGAAAAAGGAATTCGGGCAGGTGATCAATACGCTGAAGAATATCGCCGAGGAAAAGCTGAAAACCATCCAGGAACAGCTTGAAAACAGCCAGGAAACCAAGCGCCTTTATGGCGATTTGTCACGTCCCGGCGAGCCTGTGAATATCGGTTCGCGCCACCCTATATCTTTGGTCAAAAATCAAATCACGGATGTGTTTTCAAACATCGGTTTCAACGTTTCTGAAGGACCTGAGATTGAAGACGACTGGCATAATTTCACCGCATTGAACCTTCCGGAATACCATCCGGCGCGCGACATGCAGGACACTTTCTTCATCCAGACCAATCCAGATATTTTACTGCGTACGCACACTTCCTCTGTACAGGTGCGTTATATGGAAAATAACAAGCCGCCGATCAGGACGATTTCTCCGGGGCGTGTGTTCCGTAATGAAGCCGTTTCTTCGCGTTCCCACTGTATTTTCCATCAGGTCGAAGGGCTTTATATTGACAAAGATGTTTCTTTCGCAGATTTGAAGCAGACGATTTTGTATTTCACCAAAGAAATGTTCGGCAAGTCCAAAATCAGATTGCGCCCGTCATATTTCCCATTTACCGAACCCAGCGCCGAAGTCGATATTTACTGGGGCCTCAAAACCGAAACCGACTACCGCATCACCAAAGGTACCGGCTGGCTTGAAATCATGGGCTGCGGCATGGTCGACCCGAATGTGTTGCGCAATTGCGGCATCAACCCGGACGAATTCAACGGGTTCGCCTTCGGGATGGGCATCGAGCGCATCGCGATGCTGCTGTATCAGGTAGATGATATCCGTATGTTTTTTGAGAATGACGTGCGTTTCCTGGAGCAGTTTAAAACGAGCATTTAA
- a CDS encoding tetratricopeptide repeat protein gives MKNIFYILLLCVSFSFAQSGFEKGNALYRKGNYAEAAESYESVLQAKKHSAELYFNLGNCYYKLHKIAPAIYNYEKALLLSPNDSEIKNNLKFAQKAAIDDVKEVPHVGFLKMIENVAGIFTYETWAWMAVIFAFGCFLLFVGYYFSPTALTKRLYFMGMFASLFVIGLSIGAAYIGRNANADNRSAIVFEDVLPVKSEPKSDAQDAFVLHEGTKVSITDTLDVWRKVRISDQAEGWVPAQSIKEIR, from the coding sequence ATGAAAAACATATTTTATATATTATTGCTTTGCGTTTCTTTTTCTTTCGCGCAAAGCGGATTTGAAAAAGGCAATGCGCTGTACCGCAAAGGCAATTATGCTGAGGCTGCGGAATCTTATGAAAGCGTGCTGCAAGCGAAAAAACATTCGGCTGAGCTGTATTTCAATCTTGGCAATTGCTATTATAAATTACACAAAATTGCACCGGCAATCTACAATTATGAAAAAGCGCTTTTATTGAGCCCAAATGATTCTGAAATCAAAAACAACCTCAAATTTGCCCAAAAAGCCGCAATCGATGATGTGAAGGAAGTACCGCACGTGGGCTTCCTGAAAATGATTGAAAATGTGGCGGGGATTTTTACATATGAAACCTGGGCCTGGATGGCAGTGATTTTCGCGTTCGGCTGTTTTTTATTATTCGTCGGATATTATTTTTCGCCAACGGCCCTGACTAAAAGGCTTTATTTCATGGGAATGTTTGCCTCGTTGTTTGTTATCGGATTGAGTATCGGCGCCGCCTATATTGGCAGAAATGCAAATGCCGATAATCGTTCCGCGATTGTTTTTGAAGATGTGCTTCCGGTAAAAAGCGAACCAAAATCCGATGCTCAGGACGCTTTCGTTTTACATGAAGGTACAAAAGTTTCGATTACCGATACTTTGGATGTATGGCGGAAAGTCAGGATTTCAGACCAGGCGGAAGGTTGGGTACCGGCACAATCGATCAAAGAAATACGGTAA
- a CDS encoding arsenate reductase family protein encodes MDHIFYLASCDTCRKIIKMLPENDLVYQDIRQDPVSERQLEEMYSLSGSYEALFSRKAQLYKSMGLKDKNLTEADYKRYILEHYTFLSRPVFIIGNKIYIGNSQKNIAEVIKALS; translated from the coding sequence ATGGACCATATATTTTACCTCGCTTCGTGTGACACCTGCCGTAAAATCATCAAAATGCTTCCGGAAAATGATCTGGTGTATCAGGACATCCGGCAGGACCCGGTTTCAGAAAGGCAGCTCGAGGAAATGTATTCGCTTTCCGGAAGTTACGAGGCGCTTTTCAGCAGAAAGGCACAGCTTTACAAATCGATGGGACTCAAGGACAAAAACCTCACCGAAGCTGATTATAAGAGGTATATCTTAGAGCATTATACGTTTCTGAGCCGGCCCGTTTTCATCATCGGCAACAAAATCTATATCGGCAACAGCCAGAAAAATATCGCGGAAGTAATCAAAGCTTTAAGCTAA